In one Castor canadensis chromosome 15, mCasCan1.hap1v2, whole genome shotgun sequence genomic region, the following are encoded:
- the LOC109677619 gene encoding AP-3 complex subunit sigma-1-like, translated as MIKAILFFTNHRKLWLSKFYQHYIYLKQVDKCFENLCELDLIFHVDKVHNILAEMVMWGMVLKTKVNEIVTQIDVQNKVEKSEAGLAGAPALAVSAVNDMNLPEIPRNINIDDISIKAPNLPSFK; from the exons ATGATTAAGGCTATCCTCTTCTTCACCAACCACAGGAAGCTGTGGCTCTCCAAGTTCTACCAGCACTACA TATATCTAAAACAAGTAGACAAATGTTTTGAAAATCTCTGTGAACTGGATTTAATATTCCATGTAGACAAGGTTCACAATATTTTAGCGGAAATGGTGATGTGGGGAATGGTATTGAAGACCAAAGTGAATGAGATTGTTACACAAATCGATGTGCAGAATAAAGTAGAGAAATCTGAGGCTGGCTTAGCGGGAGCTCCAGCCCTTGCTGTATCAGCTGTAAATGATATGAATCTTCCTGAGATCCCAAGAAATATTAACATTGATGATATCAGTATAAAAGCACCAAACCTGCcctcttttaaataa